One window of Chamaesiphon minutus PCC 6605 genomic DNA carries:
- a CDS encoding alpha/beta hydrolase, whose amino-acid sequence MSKFIWVSASPSLKYFHRRLLNNLSKVVKIEFWEYYQTLDEGSSIDKAVNLLHEYLANSPDPVHLLGHGIGGVVALNYARLYPDRVTSLVLLSVAVKPGINWHSYYYAQLQSLPSNRHCVLKLVSSNLFPDACARHVSDLVDRLDRDLVEAPSNHSLFKLDILDESGVEMPLLVCGSQDDPAIASPALYGWTTYFKSTDEIWRSSTGGHFFHHIHFELLSYRIQCFWQKVEPTMALDRFVQMELN is encoded by the coding sequence ATGTCTAAATTTATCTGGGTTAGTGCTAGCCCCAGCCTCAAATATTTTCATCGTCGCTTACTCAACAATTTATCTAAAGTAGTCAAAATTGAGTTTTGGGAATACTATCAAACATTAGATGAAGGTAGTTCGATCGATAAAGCAGTTAACTTGCTGCATGAATACTTAGCAAATTCTCCAGATCCCGTTCATCTGCTCGGTCATGGCATTGGTGGTGTAGTTGCTTTAAATTATGCTAGGTTGTATCCAGATCGAGTGACCTCATTAGTATTGCTAAGTGTTGCAGTTAAACCAGGAATAAATTGGCATTCTTACTATTATGCTCAGTTACAATCTTTACCATCCAATCGTCACTGTGTTTTGAAGTTAGTTTCTAGTAATTTATTTCCCGATGCTTGCGCCCGACATGTTAGCGATTTGGTCGATCGACTCGATCGAGATTTAGTCGAAGCACCATCGAATCACTCTTTATTCAAATTGGATATCTTAGATGAAAGTGGCGTAGAAATGCCGTTGCTCGTTTGTGGTAGTCAAGACGATCCAGCGATCGCTTCACCAGCTCTATATGGTTGGACTACTTACTTCAAATCCACAGATGAAATTTGGCGCAGTTCGACTGGAGGACACTTTTTTCATCACATTCATTTTGAACTACTAAGTTATCGAATTCAATGTTTTTGGCAGAAAGTTGAACCAACTATGGCACTCGATCGCTTTGTACAGATGGAGTTAAATTAA
- the fldA gene encoding flavodoxin FldA, protein MSKIGLFFGTQTGKTESIAEMIRDEFGDGEIELHDMSQVSVSDFDGYTKLIIASPTWDIGELQSDWEGFFPELDSMDFSGKTVAYFGTGDQLGYADNFMDAVGILEAKISDRGGKTIGYWPTDGYDFSESKAVKNGKFVGLAIDEDNQSELTDDRIKVWVAQIKKEFA, encoded by the coding sequence ATGTCAAAAATCGGACTTTTTTTTGGTACTCAAACTGGCAAAACTGAAAGTATTGCCGAAATGATTCGAGATGAATTTGGGGATGGTGAGATCGAGCTTCATGATATGTCTCAAGTAAGTGTCAGTGATTTCGATGGATACACCAAATTAATTATCGCTTCACCGACTTGGGACATTGGCGAACTACAGAGTGATTGGGAAGGTTTCTTCCCAGAACTAGATAGCATGGATTTTAGTGGTAAAACTGTTGCTTATTTCGGTACTGGAGATCAGTTGGGATATGCAGATAATTTCATGGATGCCGTGGGAATTTTGGAAGCCAAGATCTCAGATCGTGGTGGTAAGACGATCGGGTATTGGCCGACAGATGGATATGATTTTAGTGAATCCAAAGCAGTAAAAAATGGTAAATTTGTCGGTTTGGCGATCGATGAAGATAATCAATCCGAACTCACTGACGATCGAATTAAAGTTTGGGTCGCTCAAATTAAAAAAGAATTTGCATAA